A portion of the Rhodopseudomonas sp. BAL398 genome contains these proteins:
- a CDS encoding plasma-membrane proton-efflux P-type ATPase has translation MDNQGHGLTEAEAARRLSQYGENALAEHRVGVVERLMHFFWGPIPWMIEIAALLSAVLRHWADLVIILTMLIINAGVGFWQEFKADNAVALLKQRLALKARVRRDGVWKDVEATTLVPGDAVLVKLGNIVPADLKLVSGSYLSVDQSALTGESLPVDKKVGDDVYSGSIAKQGEMIGTVTATGTKTYFGKTAGLVQQATTVSHFQRAVLRIGNFLILMTVGLVLVIALAALFRHDPWAETLEFALILTVASIPVALPAVLSVTMAVGAERLARMKAIVSRLVSIEEMAGMNMLCSDKTGTMTKNELTLGDLEPMQGVSRDDLILSAALASRRDAPDAIDQAILAGAPAADVLDSYRVLSFQPFDPVAKRAEAEVERDGRRFRVAKGAPQAISALCGPGAEQARTVAAAVERDALRGFRTLAVARTDADGEWRFLGLLPMFDPPRDDCAETIGAIRAMGVDIKMVTGDHEAIASEIAGKLQLGKNIVVADSVFAQADAAGQLARIVAADGFARVFPEHKFKIVKTLQDAGYIVGMTGDGVNDAPALKQADDGIAVSGATDAARAAADLVLTAPGLSVIAAAIEEARRIFERMNSYAIYRIAETIRLLLFMTASILVFNFYPVTAVMVVLLALLNDLPIMMIAYDNAPVAPGPVRWDMRRVLVVASVLGVYGVIESFGLFWIARDYLGLDPSLVQPLIFLKLLVSGHMTIYLTRNTGAIWQRPLPSWKLVVPCESTQLIGTLVVVYGWFMSPTGWQLALMVWAYALVSFVVASLIKIETYRLLDHRGSQSRHLRRIERHVASA, from the coding sequence ATTGACAATCAAGGCCACGGATTGACCGAAGCCGAGGCTGCTCGGCGGCTCAGCCAATATGGCGAGAACGCCCTCGCCGAACACCGCGTCGGAGTCGTCGAGCGGCTGATGCATTTCTTCTGGGGGCCGATCCCCTGGATGATCGAGATTGCCGCGCTGTTGTCTGCGGTGCTGAGGCACTGGGCCGATCTCGTCATCATCCTGACCATGCTGATCATCAATGCCGGCGTCGGCTTCTGGCAGGAGTTCAAGGCCGACAACGCGGTGGCCCTGCTCAAGCAGCGGCTGGCGCTGAAAGCGCGCGTCCGCCGCGACGGCGTCTGGAAGGACGTCGAGGCGACAACCCTGGTCCCCGGCGATGCGGTGCTGGTCAAGCTCGGCAACATCGTGCCGGCCGATCTCAAGCTCGTTTCCGGCTCCTATCTCAGCGTCGACCAGTCGGCGCTGACCGGGGAATCGCTCCCCGTCGACAAGAAGGTCGGCGACGACGTCTATTCCGGCTCGATCGCCAAGCAGGGCGAAATGATCGGGACCGTCACCGCCACCGGAACGAAGACCTATTTCGGCAAAACCGCGGGCCTGGTGCAGCAGGCGACGACGGTCTCGCATTTCCAGCGCGCGGTGCTGCGGATCGGCAATTTCCTGATCCTGATGACGGTCGGCCTAGTGCTGGTGATCGCGCTGGCCGCCTTGTTCCGCCACGATCCCTGGGCAGAGACGCTGGAATTTGCGCTGATTCTGACGGTGGCCTCGATTCCCGTGGCTTTGCCGGCGGTGCTGTCGGTGACCATGGCGGTCGGCGCGGAGCGGCTGGCGCGGATGAAGGCGATCGTATCGCGGCTGGTGTCGATCGAGGAAATGGCCGGCATGAACATGCTGTGCAGCGACAAGACCGGCACCATGACCAAGAACGAACTGACGCTGGGCGATCTCGAACCGATGCAAGGCGTCAGCCGCGACGACCTGATCCTTTCGGCTGCGCTGGCGTCGCGCCGCGATGCGCCGGATGCGATCGATCAGGCGATTCTCGCCGGCGCGCCCGCGGCTGACGTGCTCGACAGCTATCGTGTGCTGAGCTTCCAGCCGTTCGACCCGGTCGCCAAGCGCGCCGAGGCCGAGGTCGAACGCGACGGCAGGCGCTTTCGGGTCGCCAAAGGCGCGCCTCAGGCGATCTCCGCGCTCTGTGGCCCCGGCGCCGAACAGGCCCGGACGGTGGCCGCGGCGGTCGAGCGCGACGCCTTGCGCGGTTTTCGCACGCTCGCGGTGGCCCGCACCGACGCCGACGGCGAATGGCGGTTTCTCGGACTATTGCCGATGTTCGATCCGCCGCGCGACGATTGTGCCGAGACCATCGGGGCGATTCGCGCGATGGGTGTCGACATCAAGATGGTCACCGGCGATCACGAGGCAATCGCCAGCGAAATCGCCGGCAAGCTGCAACTTGGCAAGAACATCGTCGTCGCCGACAGTGTGTTCGCGCAGGCCGACGCTGCCGGGCAATTGGCACGGATCGTCGCCGCCGATGGCTTCGCGAGGGTGTTTCCGGAGCACAAATTCAAAATCGTCAAGACGCTGCAGGACGCCGGGTATATCGTCGGCATGACCGGCGATGGCGTCAATGATGCCCCGGCGCTGAAGCAGGCCGACGACGGCATCGCGGTCAGCGGGGCGACCGACGCTGCACGCGCCGCCGCCGATCTGGTACTGACCGCGCCGGGCCTGTCGGTGATCGCCGCCGCGATCGAGGAGGCGCGCCGCATTTTCGAGCGGATGAACAGCTACGCGATCTATCGCATCGCCGAGACCATTAGGTTGCTGCTGTTCATGACCGCCAGCATTCTGGTGTTCAATTTCTACCCGGTTACCGCGGTGATGGTGGTGCTGCTGGCCCTGCTCAACGATCTGCCGATCATGATGATCGCCTATGACAACGCCCCGGTCGCGCCCGGCCCGGTACGCTGGGACATGAGGCGCGTCCTCGTGGTCGCCTCGGTGCTCGGCGTCTACGGCGTGATCGAGAGCTTCGGCTTGTTCTGGATCGCGCGCGACTATCTCGGGCTCGATCCGTCGCTGGTGCAGCCGCTGATCTTCCTCAAGCTGCTGGTCTCCGGCCACATGACGATCTACCTCACCCGCAACACCGGCGCGATCTGGCAACGGCCGCTGCCGAGCTGGAAGCTTGTGGTGCCCTGCGAATCGACGCAGCTGATCGGCACGCTGGTCGTCGTCTATGGCTGGTTCATGTCGCCGACCGGCTGGCAGCTCGCCTTGATGGTCTGGGCCTATGCGCTGGTCTCGTTCGTGGTGGCCAGTCTCATCAAGATCGAGACCTATCGGCTGCTCGACCATCGGGGTTCGCAGTCGCGTCACCTGCGCCGCATCGAGCGCCACGTTGCCTCGGCGTGA
- a CDS encoding acetate/propionate family kinase: MSEVIIVLNAGSSSIKFALFEAHMRPTPQHLICDGAFDGIGHRVHFTATDRAGAVLADDHLPKATSHEDAIAGLIGWIERTFPDRALAAAGHRVVHGGLVFTAPVRVDAVVLHALRELVPLAPLHQPHNLAAIEALAKLHPSLPQVACFDTGFHHTQPEVAAAFALPRRITAQGVRRYGFHGLSYEYIASVLPATLGAVAAEGKIVVAHLGGGSSLCAMHERASVATTMGFTALDGLPMGSRCGNLDPGAVLYLIQQQGMTAAAVNDMLYHASGMLGVSGVSDDMRTLLASADPHAKEAIDLFVYRIGRELGSLAAALGGLDALVFTGGIGEHATEIRRLVCAQAGWLGVTLDAAANAAGAARITIADSKTSVWVIPTNEDLMIARHVWRLIERGAQTKG; the protein is encoded by the coding sequence ATGAGCGAGGTCATAATCGTTCTCAATGCCGGATCCTCCAGCATCAAATTCGCGCTGTTCGAGGCGCATATGCGACCGACCCCGCAACATTTGATCTGCGACGGCGCGTTCGACGGCATCGGCCACCGCGTGCATTTCACCGCCACGGATCGCGCCGGTGCGGTGCTGGCCGACGACCATCTGCCGAAAGCGACCAGTCATGAGGACGCGATTGCCGGATTGATCGGCTGGATCGAGCGCACATTTCCGGATCGGGCGCTGGCCGCGGCGGGCCATCGCGTCGTGCATGGCGGGTTGGTCTTCACAGCACCGGTGCGCGTCGATGCCGTGGTCCTGCATGCTCTGCGCGAGCTCGTTCCGCTGGCGCCGCTGCATCAGCCGCATAACCTCGCCGCGATCGAGGCGCTGGCCAAGCTGCACCCGTCCTTGCCGCAGGTGGCGTGCTTCGACACCGGCTTTCATCATACCCAGCCGGAGGTCGCGGCGGCGTTCGCGCTGCCGCGACGCATCACCGCGCAGGGCGTCCGGCGCTACGGCTTTCACGGCCTGTCCTATGAATACATCGCCAGCGTGTTGCCTGCCACGCTCGGCGCCGTCGCCGCCGAGGGCAAAATCGTCGTGGCGCATCTCGGCGGCGGCTCCAGCCTGTGCGCGATGCACGAACGCGCCAGCGTGGCGACCACGATGGGCTTCACCGCGCTCGACGGGCTGCCGATGGGAAGCCGTTGCGGCAATCTCGACCCAGGCGCGGTGCTGTATCTGATCCAGCAGCAAGGCATGACCGCGGCGGCGGTCAACGACATGTTGTATCATGCCTCGGGCATGCTCGGCGTCTCCGGCGTCAGCGACGATATGCGGACTCTGCTGGCGAGCGCGGACCCGCACGCCAAGGAGGCGATCGACTTGTTCGTCTACCGGATCGGCCGCGAGTTGGGCTCGCTCGCCGCAGCGCTCGGTGGGCTCGATGCGCTGGTGTTCACCGGCGGCATCGGCGAACACGCCACCGAGATCCGCCGCCTGGTCTGCGCGCAGGCCGGATGGCTCGGCGTGACGCTCGATGCTGCGGCCAACGCCGCCGGCGCCGCGCGCATCACCATCGCCGACAGCAAAACATCGGTCTGGGTGATTCCGACCAATGAAGACCTGATGATCGCGCGGCACGTGTGGCGCTTGATCGAGCGGGGCGCTCAGACGAAGGGATGA
- a CDS encoding alternate F1F0 ATPase, F1 subunit alpha, whose translation MTAAPDSLQTVFDRAFTEIGAARAAFAPKLTPHEVGRVVSIATGIAKVSGLPGVGFEELVAFPGGVLGIAFNVDEDEIGVVLLGDYWHLNAGDEVRRTGRVMDVLVGDGLLGRVIDPLGRPLDGNGTVAAAGRRPIERPAPAIMDRAPVTVPLQTGLKVIDALIPVGRGQRELILGDRQTGKTAIAIDTILNQRGKDVLCIYCAIGQRASSVAKTVATLRQHDAMDYTVLVVTEGNDPPGLAYIAPYAATSIGEYFMEQGRDVLVVYDDLTHHARAYRELSLLLRRPPGREAFPGDIFYIHSRLLERATHLRPELGGGSLTALPIIETEAQNISAYIPTNLISITDGQIYLSPSLFELGVLPAVDVGKSVSRVGGKAQRAAYRAVAGDLKLAYAQFEELETFARFGARLDDDTRKTIAHGRRIRACLKQPEFSPVAVPAQIAVLLALTAGLFDGIALDRMIDAQNAVQQAAANIPAEIAARFDSAAKLGDADREAIIELARQALAPLQPDASAARAADQQP comes from the coding sequence ATGACCGCCGCGCCCGACAGCCTGCAGACCGTATTCGACCGCGCCTTCACCGAAATCGGCGCGGCGCGCGCGGCGTTTGCGCCCAAGCTGACCCCGCACGAAGTCGGCAGGGTGGTCAGTATCGCCACCGGCATCGCCAAAGTCTCCGGGCTTCCCGGCGTCGGATTCGAGGAATTGGTGGCGTTTCCCGGCGGCGTGCTCGGCATCGCCTTCAATGTCGACGAGGACGAAATCGGCGTGGTGCTGCTCGGTGACTATTGGCACCTGAACGCCGGCGACGAGGTGCGGCGCACCGGCCGGGTGATGGATGTGCTGGTCGGCGACGGATTGCTGGGGCGGGTGATCGATCCGCTCGGCCGGCCGCTCGACGGCAATGGCACGGTCGCGGCCGCCGGGCGGCGGCCGATCGAACGCCCTGCGCCGGCGATCATGGATCGTGCGCCGGTCACGGTGCCGCTGCAGACCGGGCTGAAGGTGATCGACGCGCTGATTCCGGTTGGCCGCGGCCAGCGCGAACTGATCCTCGGCGATCGCCAGACCGGCAAGACCGCGATCGCGATCGACACCATCCTCAACCAGCGCGGCAAGGATGTTCTGTGCATCTATTGCGCGATCGGCCAGCGCGCCTCGTCGGTGGCCAAGACGGTGGCGACGCTGCGCCAGCATGACGCGATGGACTACACCGTCCTGGTCGTCACCGAAGGCAATGATCCGCCCGGGCTGGCTTACATCGCGCCCTATGCGGCAACGTCGATCGGCGAATATTTCATGGAGCAGGGCCGCGACGTGCTGGTGGTCTATGATGATCTGACCCATCATGCGCGCGCCTATCGCGAATTGTCGCTGCTGCTGCGCCGGCCGCCCGGCCGCGAGGCGTTTCCCGGCGATATCTTCTATATTCACTCGCGGCTGCTGGAACGCGCGACGCATCTGCGCCCCGAACTCGGCGGCGGCTCGCTGACCGCGCTGCCGATCATCGAGACCGAGGCGCAGAACATCTCGGCCTATATTCCGACCAATCTGATCTCGATCACCGACGGCCAGATCTATCTGTCGCCGTCCTTGTTCGAGCTGGGCGTGCTGCCCGCCGTCGATGTCGGAAAATCCGTGTCGCGGGTCGGCGGCAAGGCGCAGCGCGCCGCCTATCGGGCGGTGGCGGGCGATCTCAAGCTGGCCTATGCGCAGTTCGAGGAGCTGGAGACCTTTGCCCGGTTCGGCGCGCGGCTGGATGACGACACCCGCAAGACCATCGCGCATGGACGGCGGATCCGGGCCTGTCTGAAGCAGCCGGAGTTTTCGCCGGTCGCGGTGCCGGCGCAGATCGCCGTGCTGCTGGCGCTGACCGCCGGATTGTTCGACGGCATCGCGCTCGATCGGATGATCGATGCGCAAAACGCGGTGCAGCAGGCGGCGGCCAACATCCCGGCGGAGATCGCGGCGCGTTTCGACAGCGCCGCCAAATTGGGCGACGCCGACCGCGAGGCGATCATCGAACTTGCCCGCCAGGCGCTGGCGCCGTTGCAGCCGGATGCCAGCGCGGCCCGGGCGGCGGACCAGCAGCCATGA
- a CDS encoding ATP synthase subunit B: MLIDWFTVAAQALNFVILVWLLKRFLYKPILDALDARENRIAAELADAAAKQAEAQQERDQFQRKNDEFDQARAALLGKATDEAKAERQRLFEAARTAAEALSRKRQETLRNDAENLNQAIVRRTQQEVFAIARKALADLAGASLEQRMVEVFVRKLGALDAEVKDGLAQALASSSEPALLRSAFDLPAEQQATLQQALNDSFGGDIKLRYETAPDLVSGIEFSTSGQKLAWSIADYLVSLEEGIGELLKAKAAPETTTEPKTEAKVEPKSELKSEPKVASKDQAVATPAKPATRSRKTKTGSKQQ, translated from the coding sequence ATGCTGATCGATTGGTTCACGGTCGCGGCGCAGGCGCTGAATTTCGTCATCCTGGTGTGGCTGTTGAAGCGGTTTTTGTACAAGCCGATCCTCGACGCGCTGGATGCGCGCGAGAATAGGATCGCCGCCGAACTGGCGGACGCCGCCGCCAAGCAGGCCGAGGCGCAACAGGAGCGCGATCAGTTTCAGCGCAAGAATGACGAGTTCGATCAGGCCCGTGCGGCGCTGCTCGGCAAGGCGACGGACGAGGCCAAGGCCGAGCGCCAGCGTCTGTTCGAGGCCGCGCGCACCGCCGCCGAGGCGTTGAGCCGCAAGCGCCAGGAGACGCTGCGCAACGATGCCGAAAATCTCAACCAGGCGATCGTTCGCCGCACCCAGCAAGAGGTGTTCGCGATCGCCCGCAAGGCGCTGGCCGACCTGGCCGGGGCCAGCCTGGAGCAGCGCATGGTGGAGGTGTTCGTGCGCAAGCTGGGCGCGCTCGACGCCGAGGTGAAGGACGGGCTGGCCCAGGCGCTGGCGTCGTCGTCGGAGCCGGCGCTGCTGCGCAGCGCCTTCGATCTGCCCGCCGAGCAACAGGCGACATTGCAGCAGGCGCTCAACGACAGCTTTGGCGGCGACATCAAGCTTCGCTACGAAACCGCGCCGGATCTGGTCAGCGGCATCGAATTTTCGACCAGCGGTCAGAAGCTGGCCTGGAGCATTGCCGATTATCTGGTGTCGCTGGAAGAGGGCATCGGCGAACTTCTGAAGGCCAAGGCAGCGCCGGAGACCACGACGGAGCCCAAAACCGAGGCCAAGGTCGAACCCAAATCGGAACTCAAGTCCGAGCCCAAGGTTGCGTCAAAGGACCAAGCCGTCGCGACGCCCGCCAAGCCGGCGACGCGATCGCGAAAGACCAAGACCGGATCGAAGCAGCAATGA
- a CDS encoding ADP-polyphosphate phosphotransferase: MKINTKDFRVGEGDHVKLDKWPTKVKPVYKSKEHYETMLAEQVAELSKQQQLLYASDSHAILLIFQAMDAAGKDGAIRHVMSGVNPQGCQVFSFKHPSAAELEHDFLWRTTRALPERGRIGIFNRSYYEEVLIVRVHPDILRSESIPETPHHDKKLWEGRYRSIVDMERHLQANGTRIVKFFLHLSKDEQRKRFLARIDDPDKNWKFSEADIEERKYWKDYMKAYEHCLSETSTEHAPWYVVPADDKENARLIVSEVIVDALQSLKMSYPKTTPARHKELLKLRKELVK, translated from the coding sequence ATGAAAATCAACACCAAGGACTTTCGCGTCGGGGAGGGCGATCACGTCAAGCTCGACAAATGGCCGACCAAGGTGAAGCCGGTCTACAAGTCCAAGGAGCACTACGAGACCATGCTCGCCGAACAGGTCGCGGAGCTCAGCAAGCAGCAGCAGCTGCTCTATGCGTCCGATAGCCATGCCATTCTGCTGATCTTCCAGGCGATGGACGCAGCCGGCAAGGATGGCGCGATCCGCCATGTGATGTCGGGCGTCAATCCGCAGGGATGCCAGGTGTTCAGCTTCAAACATCCCAGCGCCGCGGAGCTCGAACACGATTTTCTCTGGCGCACCACGCGCGCTTTGCCCGAGCGCGGCCGGATCGGAATCTTTAACCGCTCCTATTACGAGGAGGTGCTGATCGTCCGTGTCCATCCGGATATTCTGCGCAGCGAATCGATTCCGGAGACGCCGCATCACGACAAGAAACTCTGGGAGGGGCGCTATCGCTCGATCGTCGACATGGAAAGACACCTGCAAGCCAACGGCACGCGGATCGTCAAATTCTTTCTGCATCTGTCGAAGGATGAGCAGCGCAAGCGGTTCCTGGCGCGGATCGACGACCCCGACAAGAACTGGAAGTTCAGCGAGGCCGACATCGAGGAGCGCAAATACTGGAAGGACTACATGAAGGCCTATGAACACTGCCTCAGCGAGACCAGCACCGAGCACGCGCCATGGTATGTCGTGCCGGCGGACGACAAGGAAAATGCCCGCCTGATTGTCTCCGAGGTGATCGTCGACGCGCTGCAATCGCTCAAGATGAGCTATCCGAAAACCACCCCCGCGCGCCACAAGGAACTGCTCAAACTCCGCAAGGAATTGGTGAAGTAG
- the fabI gene encoding enoyl-ACP reductase FabI produces the protein MSLQGKRGLIVGIANEHSIAYGCAKVLADAGAELAITYLNDKAKPYVAPLADQLACPILVPCDVREPGQLEAVFAEIEKRWGRLDFLLHSIAYAPRDDLHGRVVDCSQAGFAEAMDVSCHSFIRMARLAEPLMAQGGCLLTVTFYGSEKVVEDYNLMGPVKAALESSVRYMAVELGAKRIRVHALSPGPLKTRAASGIARFDELLERARARTPEHRLVSIEDVGNLAAFLVSDGASALTGNIAYIDAGYHIVG, from the coding sequence ATGTCGCTTCAAGGCAAGAGGGGATTGATCGTCGGAATCGCCAATGAGCACAGCATCGCCTATGGCTGCGCCAAGGTGCTTGCCGATGCCGGCGCAGAACTGGCGATCACCTATCTGAACGACAAGGCCAAGCCCTACGTCGCGCCGCTGGCCGACCAGCTCGCATGCCCGATCCTGGTGCCCTGCGACGTGCGCGAGCCGGGCCAGCTCGAAGCGGTGTTCGCGGAAATCGAAAAGCGCTGGGGCAGGCTGGATTTCCTGCTGCATTCGATCGCCTATGCGCCGCGGGACGATCTGCACGGCCGCGTGGTCGATTGCTCGCAGGCCGGGTTCGCCGAGGCGATGGATGTGTCGTGCCATTCCTTCATCCGAATGGCGCGGCTGGCCGAGCCGCTGATGGCGCAAGGTGGATGCCTGCTGACCGTCACCTTCTATGGCTCCGAAAAGGTGGTCGAGGATTACAATCTGATGGGGCCGGTGAAGGCCGCGCTGGAAAGTTCGGTGCGCTATATGGCGGTCGAACTCGGCGCCAAGCGGATCCGGGTGCACGCCCTGTCGCCCGGGCCGCTGAAGACCCGCGCCGCCTCGGGCATCGCGCGGTTCGACGAGTTGCTGGAGCGGGCGCGCGCGCGCACCCCCGAGCACCGGCTGGTGTCGATCGAAGACGTCGGCAATCTCGCGGCCTTTCTGGTGAGCGACGGCGCAAGCGCGTTGACCGGCAACATCGCCTATATCGATGCCGGCTATCATATCGTCGGCTGA
- a CDS encoding F0F1 ATP synthase subunit gamma — MSDTVEGLRRKISSAGDLQSVVRTMKALAASSIGQYENSVRALSDYYRTVELGLGVCFRDLVPVAAEPATPRPADVVGAIVFGSDQGLVGQFNDLVADHAIKALAALPGEVHVWAVGERVHARLADAGLPLVGLLAVPGSVGAITPLVAELRIETDARLPRDDGASLWVFHNQPLSGSLYQPVGRRLLPLDAQWQRGLAKLAWPSGNLPEVLGGVATLKALIGEYLFISLFRACAESLASENASRLAAMQRADKNIRDLLDHLHGAFHQLRQSSIDEELFDVISGFDALGGARQHRKESR; from the coding sequence ATGAGCGACACCGTCGAGGGGCTTCGCCGCAAGATCAGCAGCGCCGGGGATCTGCAGTCGGTGGTCCGCACCATGAAGGCGCTGGCGGCCTCCAGCATCGGCCAATACGAGAATTCGGTGCGCGCATTGAGCGATTATTATCGCACGGTCGAGCTCGGCCTCGGGGTGTGCTTCCGCGACCTCGTGCCGGTGGCTGCCGAGCCGGCGACGCCCCGGCCCGCCGATGTGGTCGGCGCCATCGTGTTCGGCTCCGATCAGGGATTGGTCGGACAGTTCAACGATCTGGTCGCGGACCACGCCATCAAGGCGCTGGCGGCGCTGCCTGGCGAGGTTCATGTCTGGGCGGTCGGCGAACGGGTTCACGCGCGCCTGGCGGATGCCGGGCTGCCGCTGGTCGGGTTGCTGGCGGTGCCCGGCTCGGTTGGGGCCATCACCCCGCTGGTGGCCGAGCTGCGGATCGAAACCGATGCGCGGCTGCCGCGCGATGACGGCGCCAGCCTGTGGGTGTTCCACAACCAGCCATTGTCGGGCTCGCTGTATCAGCCGGTCGGCCGCCGTTTGCTGCCACTCGATGCGCAATGGCAGCGCGGGCTGGCGAAGCTCGCCTGGCCGAGCGGAAACCTGCCGGAGGTGCTGGGTGGCGTGGCGACCTTGAAGGCGCTGATCGGCGAGTATCTGTTCATCTCGCTGTTCCGGGCCTGCGCCGAGTCACTGGCCAGCGAGAACGCCAGCCGGCTGGCGGCGATGCAACGCGCCGACAAGAACATCAGGGATCTGCTGGATCATCTGCATGGCGCCTTCCACCAGCTGCGCCAGAGCAGCATTGACGAGGAGTTGTTCGACGTGATCTCAGGGTTCGACGCCTTGGGCGGCGCGCGGCAGCATCGAAAGGAATCAAGATGA
- a CDS encoding bifunctional enoyl-CoA hydratase/phosphate acetyltransferase, whose product MEQIENRTFDEIRVGDTASLVRTLSYQDIELFAIMSGDVNPMHVDADFAKSDQFHQVIAHGMWGGALISTLLGTQLPGPGTIYLDQSLRFRHPVRLGDTVTVTVQVTEKAETKHKVLLDCRATNQRGEEVIVGIAEVIAPLEKISRPRVLLPEVDLHRSGRRYERLIDMTKGLAPIRTAVVHPVDAPSLLGAIDAARAGLIVPVLIGPEPKIRAAAAQAGLDLAAYDIVATAHSDAAAAAAVAMARAGQVDALMKGALHTDELMRAVVDHDLGLRTDRRISHVYAIDAPAYPRALLVTDAAINIYPTLADKRDIIQNAIELAHALDIPQPRVAILSAVETVTESIRSTLDAAALCKMADRGQITGGILDGPLAFDNAVSIEAAKTKGIVSPVAGRADIFVVPDLEAGNMLAKQLEYLAEAEVAGIVLGARVPIILTSRADKTLARLGSCAIALLLARHKAGALP is encoded by the coding sequence ATGGAGCAGATCGAGAACCGCACCTTCGACGAGATTCGGGTGGGAGACACTGCGAGTCTGGTTCGGACGCTGAGCTACCAGGACATCGAACTGTTCGCGATCATGTCGGGCGACGTCAATCCGATGCATGTCGACGCCGATTTCGCCAAGAGCGATCAGTTTCATCAGGTCATCGCCCATGGGATGTGGGGCGGGGCGCTGATCTCGACGCTGCTCGGCACCCAATTGCCGGGTCCGGGCACTATCTATTTGGATCAGTCGCTGCGTTTCCGCCATCCGGTGCGGCTCGGCGATACCGTCACCGTGACGGTGCAGGTGACCGAGAAGGCCGAGACCAAGCACAAGGTGCTGCTCGACTGCCGCGCCACCAACCAGCGCGGCGAGGAGGTGATCGTCGGCATTGCCGAAGTGATCGCGCCGCTGGAAAAGATCTCGCGGCCGCGGGTGCTGCTGCCCGAGGTCGATCTGCATCGCAGCGGCCGGCGCTATGAGCGCCTGATCGATATGACCAAAGGGCTTGCGCCGATCCGCACCGCGGTGGTGCACCCGGTCGACGCGCCGTCGCTGCTGGGCGCCATCGACGCCGCCCGAGCCGGGCTGATCGTGCCGGTGCTGATCGGTCCGGAGCCGAAGATCCGCGCCGCCGCCGCCCAGGCCGGACTCGATCTGGCGGCTTACGACATCGTCGCCACCGCCCACAGCGACGCCGCGGCGGCGGCCGCGGTGGCGATGGCGCGCGCCGGCCAGGTCGACGCGCTGATGAAGGGGGCGCTGCATACCGATGAATTGATGCGCGCGGTGGTCGATCACGATCTCGGCCTGCGCACCGATCGGCGCATCAGCCACGTCTATGCGATCGACGCGCCGGCCTATCCGCGGGCGCTGCTGGTCACCGACGCGGCGATCAACATCTATCCGACGCTGGCCGACAAGCGCGACATCATCCAGAACGCGATCGAGCTGGCGCATGCACTCGATATCCCGCAGCCGCGGGTGGCGATCCTGTCGGCGGTCGAGACCGTGACCGAAAGCATCCGCTCCACCCTCGACGCCGCGGCGCTGTGCAAGATGGCCGATCGCGGCCAGATCACCGGCGGCATTCTCGACGGGCCGCTGGCCTTCGACAATGCGGTGTCGATCGAAGCGGCGAAGACCAAGGGGATCGTCTCGCCGGTCGCCGGCCGCGCCGACATCTTCGTGGTGCCGGATCTGGAGGCCGGCAATATGCTGGCAAAGCAGCTGGAATACCTCGCCGAGGCGGAGGTCGCCGGGATCGTGCTCGGCGCCCGGGTGCCGATCATCCTGACCAGCCGCGCCGACAAGACGCTGGCGCGGCTCGGCTCCTGCGCGATTGCGCTGCTGCTGGCGCGGCACAAGGCCGGAGCGTTGCCATGA